A region of the Haematobia irritans isolate KBUSLIRL chromosome 5, ASM5000362v1, whole genome shotgun sequence genome:
ACCAGAAAAATTATGAGAACTTAAAAGAGATTTTAGCGAAAATGAAAGAGAAACTTAATGGAGGCAATAATATAATGTGGCCATTATTTCCAAAGGCTTGCATGCCCAGTGATTTTCTAATGCAGCATGAGATCATGTGTCGGCTATTTATGACATGTCAAATAAATGCTATCGATTCGAATATCTATACATTTGAGATCAAACAAACCAAGGCGAGTATAAAACGTTTGCAAGCTCTTAGAACTTTGGTGTGCGATGAATATTTCAAACGCTATAAGGTGAAAAAATTACCCGAggaattgaaaattctatacaaatataaggcAAGCATCGAAAAGGCCTATAAAACGCAAATCTATCATGGTTCTCATTCAGAGAGAGAAATGCTGAAGGAGACAACTAAGGAAgagcaaatatttaaattgcggAGTCAATTGAATGATTTGGAAAAAACGGTGATGGAAATGTCAAACACCGCAGATATAGTGAACGATTTTAATAGAAGCGACGAGAAAACATCTTTGAAGCTGACCTTATACTATGGCCAGCAATTAGAAGTTTTACAAAGTAGCTTATTCGCCAATGTTCATCTTTTTGTTATGCGTAGCAAACTAAATGAATTTCATAACACCGACGTATTATGGCTTAATAATCCTCAAGTCAATTTTCCCCAAGAAAATATCACTTGCAAGTTCAATGATTTCAATTACTCAGAGGAGGGAAGTgttgcaatgaaattttcccaaCAACAGAAATCATTCTTTAAAACACTCATCGAAAATCTCATCGAACATAAACCGAAACgaattaattttacaaatatgcCTTTTCTTACGCATTATGCTGCTTCCATATTACGTTATTTATCTTTACGCTGCTATGATAAGTTAACTTTCGTCTTTCATCCAtcatttgaaattgttttagaaGGATATTCGTTGGATTTCCTCAATTCCCTGGAGGAATTGAATATTGCCCTAAACAATAGTGCTGATGAATGTGacattttatgttttataaACATATTACAGCTACATCACAATGATTTCAACAAGTCATTGACTTGTTACAACAATATGTTACTATTGCATAACTTTAAAAGTATTTTAGATCACTAAGaaactatttaaattttccattattattttttatttacaatccATTTGAAATGGTTTTCTTTGAAGAGACTCATgtgtatataaacattttatatactttatatactaCGACGCAATGAAAtggcttttttatgtaaatgaattattttttttgtgaaaagtaaatttgaattaataaacaataataaacaaaactaaaacaagtaaggaaatattaaaatcgggcgaaagcagtCGTTTCCAAAAACTACATCTTACAGCCTTGGCCTTTTGGTAGCAAAGTTGAAGTGCGTTAGGCAGCGTTAACATTGAGGATTTCCAAAAAGTAACAATTGCAATGATAGGTGcacattttaaacaaaaaaaataggaattatttgaattttatacgtttttttatgaaattatcaaGTCGCGTCTTTTGTTTAGACTTAAATAGATCCAACAAAAAATCCGTGAAATTAACACTTCAtgagaatttactatagaaaaatttctttgcctatTTTCAGGCGTCGCAATTGTCCGCTTTATAACGCAATGGTttaagaagaacaagtatatacgcccgtaaattcggccaggccgaatcttatgtaccctccaccatggattgcgtagaaacttctacgaaagactgtcattcacaatcgaattgcttgggttatggtatcttaaaacttcttaacatcgtttttttaaattgtgagttagtccatacgtggtatatattagacaaaaaagttatgtatagttaagtctacaaacaattacgaatcgatatggactttttgcacggtacgtagagagccagaattgaaatacgggggttgcttatatgggggctatatagaattatgcacttgatatggaccaatttttgtgtgattggggatcgatttatctgagggctatttataactatagaccgatatggacctagttaggcatggttgtttacggccatatactagcataatgcaccaaatttcaactcactcggatgaaatttgctcctccaagaggctccaaaaccaagtctcgggatcggtttatatgggggctatatatgattatggactgatatggaccacttttggcatggttgttaaatatcatatactaccaccatgtaccaaatttcaaccagatcggatgaattttgcttctccaaaaggcaccggaggtcaaatctggggattggtttatatgggggctatatataattatggactgatatgaaccaattcctgcatggttgttagataccatatactaacatcacgtaccaaattccaactgaatcagatgaattttggtcttcaaagaggctccggaggtcaaatctggtaatcggcttatatgggggctatatataattatggaccgatgtggaccaacttttgcatggttgttagagaccatatactaacatcacgtaccaaatttcagccggatcggatgaaatttgcttctcttagagtctccacaagccaaatcgggggatcggtttatatgggggctatatataattatgaaccgatgtggaccattttttacattttttacatcatatgctgacaccatgactttcaattcaaccgtcgaactgaacggacgtgttttctaatagcggagtatttcatcgtaataagtacttattacgaatttcacgtgtggtggaaataataaaccaccatgcagcgaaattcaaagtcatccactgggttgctaacttcagggcccagtggacgggtaacgactgaagttataaatttgggcagcgaccaagagtcaggcccaattagtcgacctgtagacgggtcgactggcggtgacactttggcaagtcgaaccttttctaaggtgacgacatcaaaaggaggcaatccctctcgaaagagattcaaggaacgaagaaatgctttgtttatcctaaagaaattaggatcagtcgacccaaacacgttgtcggctaagcaaagcgattccttaaaatgggctcaaggaattcttgaagctggaaaaagggaacgatcaccggatgagctaccatcctctaaacgggatcaaagatcgtttgcctcagttgcaaaagacagccttgtgatggctattattaataaaggagcattggacggtatgattccaaggcaaaaatgggggaaaattgagaacgcgatgtctggtgtctactcagaggtgcgaaaaaagtttcccggaccaagtcctcgacagcaaaatgctggatggtatcaaggacgatataagttaatagcttctgcagaccagaggtctatggattgctttaaagccgcattgatgctaattggtgaagtttgggaaggagccgctttggagttagtcgataaaaaagacataccggctaaacctagagcacatgcatggataccggcaaaccctcctgatcctgagtcaatattagagagactaaaaggatgtaacccagatcttccaacccccgattggaaggttggtcgtttggatgaggtggatggaccaagacgacatgcggtgtttatattaaacatagagtcgctgccacatctagcccagacccaaggacgcgtaagttatggctttcatgatatccatatgaaggtatacaaaagcgatcagccaaaggataccgaaacggacaagcctccggtagagtcagcagtgaaaaaatctcctagcgaagccgaaggagacataaaacctgcagactatggcgaaaatcatatgcgggaagtttctacaggctcaagcctcaccaaagctgaaccgcggattgttgcgagagttaccgagatctgtgaagaggaagcccttgatgactcaattgaagcggctgatgtgacggtggttgaaaatttggatggttctacggttcctccagataaatcttcaccattgtaaggccgcttgtgctgccttaaaagttcgatGGTGCGATGGAGGGATGGTGGTGCTGAGGTCGACCGAGACTGCAAGCTGCTCAAGATTGAGAAGGCCCACCTCGACCGTCAGTTAAGtgctaaaaaagaaaattaaaaataattaattaaacattaaataataattaaataattaaaattaaaataatatatattaaaataataactaataaataataaaaatacttaccaatttgaaGGCCCGGACATACGGATTCTTGGACTTGATGCCATCCCTTTGTAATGCTCTTCTGGCACTTTTTCTTAATTGAGGCATTTTCTCTGCGCCATGAACGGTCCCTGACGGCAAGGTGAACTCTTCTTCCATCTGTCTTTCCACTTTCCGGTACGCCTGAGCTACCTCCTTCTTCATTCCATATTTGTAAGAGGTCTTGTCTGAGAGAGCGGGCTCCATTTCCACCAAACTTATAAATCGGAGCCACAAAGGGTAATTCAGAATGGACACTGCATATAAAAAAaagataataaataatattaataactaaaataaaataaataaataatataaaaatataaataaaataaaaatataaataaaataaaatattaatacatatataataaattattataaataattaataaattattaaatatacaaaaatataaagttaaaaaacTTACATTGTTTGGCAATACGCTTGGCATATTGGGGATCCTTAGAGTCCTCAGAATCCTGAGAAATCTCAGGATCCTGAAAAATCTCAGGAGCCAGAGAAATCTCAGGAGCCTGAGATTTCTCAGGAGCCTGAGAAATCTCAAGAACCTGAGTAATCACAGGAGCCTGAGATTTCTCAGGAGCCTGAGAAATCTCAGGAGCCTGAGAAATCTCAAGAACCTGAGTAATCACAGGAGCCTGAGATTTCTCAGGAGCCTGAGAAATCTCAAGAACCTGAGTAATCACAGGAGCCTGAGATTTCTCAGGAGCCTGAGATTTCTCAGGAGCCTGAGATTTCTCAGGAGCCTGAGATTTCTCAGGAGCCTGAGAAAACTCGGGAGCATGAGAAATCTCAAGAACCTGAGAAAACTCAGGAGCCTGAGAAAACTCAGCAACCTGAGAATCTCCGGGATCCTCAACATCGACGTCCATGGGATTCGCAGCGTTGCAGTCTCCACCGAAAACGGCACCACCATCTCCTCTTCCCAGCTCCGCCAGCAACTCAGCTAAACTGTCCGtttgaatttttgataatttgtaGGATTGTTGCTGGAGGAACTGGGCCATTTcatcttttattttattgaattcgTCCACCTGCGCaagtatttgtataattttgtttaacaGTGTTtgcgaatgaaaaaaaaaaaataatttaaatttatttttataatttatttaattataataattgaTATTACTTACCATCATGATTACACCTTCTCCCCTGAAagttcgatttatctgagggctatttataactatagaccgatatggacctagttaggcatggttgtttacggccatatactagcataatgcaccaaatttcaactcactcggatgaaatttgctcctccaagaggctccaaaaccaagtctcgggatcggtttatatgggggctatatatgattatggactgatatggaccacttttggcatggttgttaaatatcatatactaccaccatgtaccaaatttcaaccagatcggatgaattttgcttctccaaaaggcaccggaggtcaaatctggggattggtttatatgggggctatatataattatggactgatatgaaccaattcctgcatggttgttagataccatatactaacatcacgtaccaaattccaactgaatcagatgaattttggtcttcaaagaggctccggaggtcaaatctggtaatcggcttatatgggggctatatataattatggaccgatgtggaccaacttttgcatggttgttagagaccatatactaacatcacgtaccaaatttcagccggatcggatgaaatttgcttctcttagagtctccacaagccaaatcgggggatcggtttatatgggggctatatataattatgaaccgatgtggaccattttttacattttttacatcatatgctgacaccatgactttcaattcaaccgtcgaactgaacggacgtgttttctaatagcggagtatttcatcgtaataagtacttattacgaatttcacgtgtggtggaaataataaaccaccatgcagcgaaattcaaagtcatccactgggttgctaacttcagggcccagtggacgggtaacgactgaagttataaatttgggcagcgaccaagagtcaggcccaattagtcgacctgtagacgggtcgactggcggtgacactttggcaagtcgaaccttttctaaggtgacgacatcaaaaggaggcaatccctctcgaaagagattcaaggaacgaagaaatgctttgtttatcctaaagaaattaggatcagtcgacccaaacacgttgtcggctaagcaaagcgattccttaaaatgggctcaaggaattcttgaagctggaaaaagggaacgatcaccggatgagctaccatcctctaaacgggatcaaagatcgtttgcctcagttgcaaaagacagccttgtgatggctattattaataaaggagcattggacggtatgattccaaggcaaaaatgggggaaaattgagaacgcgatgtctggtgtctactcagaggtgcgaaaaaagtttcccggaccaagtcctcgacagcaaaatgctggatggtatcaaggacgatataagttaatagcttctgcagaccagaggtctatggattgctttaaagccgcattgatgctaattggtgaagtttgggaaggagccgctttggagttagtcgataaaaaagacataccggctaaacctagagcacatgcatggataccggcaaaccctcctgatcctgagtcaatattagagagactaaaaggatgtaacccagatcttccaacccccgattggaaggttggtcgtttggatgaggtggatggaccaagacgacatgcggtgtttatattaaacatagagtcgctgccacatctagcccagacccaaggacgcgtaagttatggctttcatgatatccatatgaaggtatacaaaagcgatcagccaaaggataccgaaacggacaagcctccggtagagtcagcagtgaaaaaatctcctagcgaagccgaaggagacataaaacctgcagactatggcgaaaatcatatgcgggaagtttctacaggctcaagcctcaccaaagctgaaccgcggattgttgcgagagttaccgagatctgtgaagaggaagcccttgatgactcaattgaagcggctgatgtgacggtggttgaaaatttggatggttctacggttcctccagataaatcttcaccattgtaaggccgcttgtgctgccttaaaagttcgatGGTGCGATGGAGGGATGGTGGTGCTGAGGTCGACCGAGACTGCAAGCTGCTCAAGATTGAGAAGGCCCACCTCGACCGTCAGTTAAGtgctaaaaaagaaaattaaaaataattaattaaacattaaataataattaaataattaaaattaaaataatatatattaaaataataactaataaataataaaaatacttaccaatttgaaGGCCCGGACATACGGATTCTTGGACTTGATGCATTCCCTTTGTAATGCTCTTCTGGCACTTTTTCTTAATTGAGCCATTTTCTCTGCGCCATGAACGGTCCCTGACGGCAAGGTGAACTCTTCTTCCATCTGTCTTTCCACTTTCCGGTACGCCTGAGCTACCTCCTTCTTCATTCCATATTTGTAAGAGGTCTTGTCTGAGAGAGCGGGCTCCATTTCCACCAAACTTATAAATCGGAGCCACAACGGGTAATTCAGAATGGACACTGCATATAAAAAAaagataataaataatattaataactaaaataaaataaataaataatataaaaatataaataaaataaaaatataaataaaataaaatattaatacatatataataaattattataaataattaataaattattaaatatacaaaaatataaagttaaaaaacTTACATTGTTTGGCAATACGCTTGGCATATTGGGGATCCTTAGAGTCCTCAGAATCCTGAGAAATCTCAGGATCCTGAAAAATCTCAGGAGCCAGAGAAATCTCAGGAGCCTGAGATTTCTCAGGAGCCTGAGAAATCTCAAGAACCTGAGTAATCACAGGAGCCTGAGATTTCTCAGGAGCCTGAGAAATCTCAGGAGCCTGAGAAATCTCAAGAACCTGAGTAATCACAGGAGCCTGAGATTTCTCAGGAGCCTGAGAAATCTCAAGAACCTGAGTAATCACAGGAGCCTGAGATTTCTCAGGAGCCTGAGATTTCTCAGGAGCCTGAGAAAACTCGGGAGCATGAGAAATCTCAAGAACCTGAGAAAACTCAGGAGCCTGAGAAAACTCAGCAACCTGAGAATCTCCGGGATCCTCAACATCGACGTCCATGGGATTCGCAGCGTTGCAGTCTCCACCGACAACGGCACCACCATCTCCTCTTCCCAGCTCCGCCAGCAACTCAGCTAAACTGTCCGtttgaatttttgataatttgtaGGATTGTTGCTGGAGGAACTGGGCCATTTcatcttttattttattgaattcgTCCACCTGCGCaagtatttgtataattttgtttaacaGTGTTtgcgaatgaaaaaaaaaataatttaaatttatttttataatttatttaattataataattgaTATTACTTACCATCATGATTACACCTTCTCCCCTGAAAGTTGGCGAATTAATATTTAGGTAGATCGGTAGATCTTTATGCTTCGGTAGCTGGATAACGAATGACACTTTTACTTACCTACCATCACCATtataacttttataaaaaaaaatatatttatatagctctcatatatatgtatgacccgattttccaaaatttggcaatacacccagaaaaaagtgaccccttctttaagttaagttATAAGTATATTAATATAATTCTTTTTCACAGATTAAAAACATGAACCGTATGTGCATAATTTGCCGTAATAAACAAAATCAAGGTAATTTGTTTACtttaaacaaattcgaaaattaccatgAAATTTGTGCCATACTTGGATTAAACCCAGCAAGAGTTCCACACAATTATAAAATATGTGACAaacatttcacacaaaaaaacctTACGGGAAACAAATGAAACCCTGTGGGAGGCCAACGCTATTAATGGAGGGATATACTAATCGTATACCATCAATAGCGGCTGGTAAGAATattacttttcattaaaaattatgtagGAGTGATTTTTACGTTTTTTTGCAGTACTGTCTGGCATTGATGGACGTCCAACATCGTCTGCAGGACAACCTGTTTACAGAAACCCAGATGCTGACATTGATGTACGTCCATGTAAGtttgatattttatatatattggactaatttttgtttcCCGACACAATTAGCAtattggactaatttttgtttcCCTACAGCAACATCGTCAGCGGCTGCACGTGCACGTGCAGTTCAAGAACTGCATCCGGAGGCTGCAGGTGCAGTTCAAGAACTGCATCCGGAGGCTGCAGGTGCAGTTCAAGAACAGCACCTGGAGGCTGCAGGTGCAGTTCAAGAACAGCACCTGGAGGCTGCAGGTGCAGTTCAAGAACTGCATCCGGAGGCTGCAGGTGCAGTTCAAGAACAGCACCTGGAGGCTGCAGGTGCAGTTCAAGAACTGCATCCGGAGGCTGCAGGTGCAGTTCAAGAACTGCATCCGGAGGCTGCAGGTGCAGTTCAAGAACTGCATCCGGAGGCTGCAGGTGCAGTTCAAGAACTGCATCCGGAAGCTGCAGGTGCAGTTCAAGAACTGCATCCGGAAGCTGTAGGAGGTATGAATCCACAGCAAATGGATTGGAGAAGCATTAGCAGTTCAACCTCATGTAAGTCGTATTTTTAAtctcatatttaaaatttcatcaaacttttccatatataaaattcttaaaatttttccatacagCTGACGGATTTAGACGCCAAAATGAAAGGATTAGACCCCCACCTTTCAACAACTATATATTTGACGATCTCTATCAATATTATTTATGTGGAAGTGATGAATATGTTTCCTTCTTAAATCGTATGTATTTATAagtattttgcaatattttttattttaataataatgttcAAAATGCTAATAAGATAATACTATGTATTTTTAAGGCACACCTGTTCGAACAATATTAAGAAATGCACCTGAAAGGATACCGCAACAAGGCATTTCAGTAAggatgaaaaatttgttggcgTTTTTCGCAAGAAATTTAATGTCGTATGAAAAATGCGTATGTATAGCATGCGACGAGATGAATGTCAATGCTTTGGGGGGACCCTTGAATGAAACAACCAAAATTCGGGTCTTCTCCATGAGCAGTGTTGCGATGAGGAGACAGTGGTCTGTAGTGGTGGCGTACTACCCATTGACAAGGTACAGCAAATGTGGTTTAGATGTTCGACAACTTAAAGATGTTCTACAAGCGGTGGGAGAGGCCGGATTTAAGCCATATTTTTGCTGTAGCGATTCACTGTCGCAAATAAGAGCTGCATGCAATGAGGAAGACCACCTCTTCATATTAAGACCAGGTTATACTTACCTTTTATATTCATTTATTTCCaagttttcttctttaatttgatatttatttCAGAACTAAATCCTCTAAATGATAATGTTTTATGCATTTTCGACATAATTCATGCAATAAATTTAGCAAGGAAATATATTATAACCGAACTTATTGACATGAATACAATTCCTGAGCTATTCAAGCTTAAATATCGCTATCGTTCTAAACAATTCCTCCAATTTTATGACACTAACACCGGCAACTATGCGTTTAACAGAGATTTTTTTTCATCTGATTTTGTTCATTTGCAATCTCACACGGAAGATGTTAGggatattttacaaaaactccacaaccttttaaattcaaattttgccaaatacgaatttgaaaaattggtttatagagATATTGGTAAATATATTAATTCAtatcaatatattatatttatatattatatttatttttttattttagaaacaaTCGATGAGTATGTCCAATTTTTCATGCAGCATGGGGGACCATTGAATAACTTGGCATACGCTCTAATGGGCATTAAAGCGGCGGCTACGACCATATTCCCAAAATTTGATATTGTGAATATAATCAAATGCAGATCTCTAACCACTGTGTGGTTAGAACAATTATTTTCAATCTGGCGTCACAATTACCCCATTAGAACAACGTCGTTGTATCCCACATTGTATCTTATTGGGAGATTATACTCCCAATATTACATAGCGGGAAACCCATACAAAACAAGGCATTTCCAATACATTTCAGATCTTGAAAAAGAAatggaaatatttgaaataaatttttaaattatcagGTAACTAAtcagataattttcaaaatatcgtAACTTTATAAAGATTTATTTAATACAAGGTGCATTTTCAACATAATCActttcaattgaacaaatacaaaaatatggaaatatatataataattggtaagaaaACCTacaacacgaaatgaaaactttaagcaatcactaaactcaaatctctttgcagacaactaaaatatatCTTGAAGAATTGGAGAATATGGGTGATGCTGTTAGCAGGAGCAGGATCTTACACCCCATACACAAATACATTTACACCCCATACACAAATACAAATTGAATTACTTACATACTACCATATGTCGTGCTGAATTCAGTGACcttaaaagttgaaaaatcatgtGCGGAACAATCATAAATTTCATCGCCGGAAGCAGATGTCGAAGATGTGACTCCGTTAACATAACCGTTGCCATCAATTGATATCCAAAGTTCGTCGTTCAATAAAACATTTGGATACTCAACGATGACCTTTAGCCGATAGAAACCATTGGCAGCTAGAATCTAAGAAAAGTTCATAAGTAATTGCATTTACAGTTTGCCAATAATGTTTgcataataaaaacatttaagaaactaatgacataaacgtcattttttccataatttaataaactttttgtttgaatttttaatgattttattaaattcgtATGGTCATCGTCGTAAACtatcaaaaagttttctatttcaATGAAATGTGGAAGCATAGGACGAAATAATTCAAAACAATTCTGTTTGACTGCTGTCAATAAATTCCTTGCAAACTTTTGAAATTTTCCTCTTCATCAAGATAACCTTCACCATCATCGTCTTCTTCGGCTATCAAATCTTCACGGTCATTTGTTTCAGCATCCGAAAATTCAGCCTTTGAGTAACGCCCACCTTCACCATCATACACAGAACGAGATACCGATGACTGCGTGTATATGAACCCTCACGTTGTTCGGAACCGCCTCTAGATCTCCCCAAGGTTTTTGACACAGAACGACGTAACGACGTATATATTcggataatttatttatatccgATAACTGTTCCCCACTGGATGTTCGTATGGTGTTGAACTATAAGAACTTTGAACTGATGATGTTGTTGCTCGATTTGGTTGTTAATGTTTGTGGTAGGTTTGTTTGAGAGACATTTGtctaaaaagaaaaatagaaaacacAACACAAAATACATTGAGATAGGAATAAAGAAAGACTAAAGATAATACTAAAGACTACTGTATTCACTACAATTCCTCCAAAGATAAAGATAATAGTGACTACTGTATTTACTAGGCTTTTGTACCTTAAAACGGAAGTGAAATAATGGTAAGATTATATAGAAACCTATACTTTTCTAAataactaaataattttttttgataagTTTATATTTCGCTTAGGTATCACACATACGCATTACTAACAACTaacgttaatttaattaatcttcATAACTTTTTGCCAAGGTGATTTTCTTGACGATA
Encoded here:
- the LOC142239105 gene encoding uncharacterized protein LOC142239105, which encodes MNPQQMDWRSISSSTSSDGFRRQNERIRPPPFNNYIFDDLYQYYLCGSDEYVSFLNRTPVRTILRNAPERIPQQGISVRMKNLLAFFARNLMSYEKCVCIACDEMNVNALGGPLNETTKIRVFSMSSVAMRRQWSVVVAYYPLTRYSKCGLDVRQLKDVLQAVGEAGFKPYFCCSDSLSQIRAACNEEDHLFILRPELNPLNDNVLCIFDIIHAINLARKYIITELIDMNTIPELFKLKYRYRSKQFLQFYDTNTGNYAFNRDFFSSDFVHLQSHTEDVRDILQKLHNLLNSNFAKYEFEKLVYRDIETIDEYVQFFMQHGGPLNNLAYALMGIKAAATTIFPKFDIVNIIKCRSLTTVWLEQLFSIWRHNYPIRTTSLYPTLYLIGRLYSQYYIAGNPYKTRHFQYISDLEKEMEIFEINF
- the LOC142239175 gene encoding cap-specific mRNA (nucleoside-2'-O-)-methyltransferase 2-like — translated: MEISTQEVRLAPPGGPVLKNGCEANYCNQQPQQGCQRSQHHNNGLFNDVMEMFSKCFFYQNPNNRWSLPACDNLFTEYYQIDSLQQLKMKLNEVKSKLNDYVIEEWSLHTRRKDPAGEVPWRLKSEIKAEFVTIAWCKIFECLNRFPSLVTSGNINSLHLCEAPGAFIAALNHYLYSRFDKDEVQWKWLATTLNPYYEGNPVKKMIMDDRFMLYTLDNWLFHKDFTGNIIDNGNIEHMKEQCQRRMGDVHLITADGSIDCIDAPDCQEEKVAVLHFAEIIAALEILAEGGSFVVKLFTLFEASSISKLYLLNCAFKEVHVFKPCTSKRGNSEVYVICLNYQKNYENLKEILAKMKEKLNGGNNIMWPLFPKACMPSDFLMQHEIMCRLFMTCQINAIDSNIYTFEIKQTKASIKRLQALRTLVCDEYFKRYKVKKLPEELKILYKYKASIEKAYKTQIYHGSHSEREMLKETTKEEQIFKLRSQLNDLEKTVMEMSNTADIVNDFNRSDEKTSLKLTLYYGQQLEVLQSSLFANVHLFVMRSKLNEFHNTDVLWLNNPQVNFPQENITCKFNDFNYSEEGSVAMKFSQQQKSFFKTLIENLIEHKPKRINFTNMPFLTHYAASILRYLSLRCYDKLTFVFHPSFEIVLEGYSLDFLNSLEELNIALNNSADECDILCFINILQLHHNDFNKSLTCYNNMLLLHNFKSILDH